The genomic interval CATGTACGAATTGGTAAATAATATCTTTTTCCTTTCCAATCATAACTAATCCATACATGACCATCTTGCAGCATAACTTCATCATAAGTTGGTGTATATCCATGTGGTTGGAAGTCGTAAGCATACGGACAACTTCTGAATGGACCAACAGTTCTAGCGATTATTGGCTGATTTCCATTTACGAACACTGCCTCCTCACTCATATACCAAGTGCCATAACTATTACGTTTCCATGCCCCAGCTACGGTTGACTTAGTATTACTTGCAGAACTTGAGTTTTTAGACACAGTAGCTGTCGGTACCTTACCTGCTTGATAAGCTCTTATTTGCTTAATGAAGTAGTCTTTAAGTTTGAGTTTAATTCCTTGTGAAGGTACACCTTGTGTCACTGGATCGAAGCCAGTATGGAGCTTCATACTTCGATGAGGGCATGAAGTCTGTGAAAATTCCATATGAAGTCTCACTGTATTTCTATTAGCTTTTAATCCCCATTTATTCAACAGTCTTGCTGCTTCTTGGAAAGCTGCCTGCTCATTGGCAAGGAACATTTTATCACTTGCACCAATTGACTGACATATTTCAATACCATACGAATTTTTGTTACCATTCTGATTAGCTGTATGCCACGCTATACGACTTTCTGGCAGCGCTTGGTATACTGTGTTTCCACTTATATATGAATGAGCTACACCAGCCTCTAAACGTGATAAAGGAGCGTTCACTAAACCACGATGATATGCTTCTGCTGTAGCACCAACACTTCCTGCATCATTGTGTAGCGTTATTGATGTTGGTTTATATCCACGATTAGGTAGGCGATAACCTCTTACTTCGTCACGAATATAACTTAATTTCTTCATTTTCTTTTTAGCTGCCGGTTGCTTCTTGGCAGTAGCTTTTGTAGCAGATTGTGGTGAAGATTTTTCTACACTCTCTTTTTTTGCGTTCTCTGGTTTGAAGTTTGGACGAATGAACCACATTGGGAAATCATATTTATGTTTACGTTTGGTTACCTTTTCCCAACCAGTGCCGTGCCAAATATCGCCACTTGTCCAGCCGCCGCCAAGCCAGTTTTGTTCTTGCACCCAAATGTAGTCGAGTGTTGCTGACGTTACCCAATCAACGTGACCATAACCACCACCATATTTGTTGTTAAATACAACTAAATCGCCTGTTTTAGCAAGAAACTCCGGTGTGTTTTGGTAGACAACAGCTTCGCCTTTAAAATTATTATCGAAAGGAATATTCACAGCACCCTCGCCTTTCAAACTGTGTCCAAACAACTCTATCCACCCAGCGTTTGCATAATCGAAACATTGGAATGCCGCATAGCCATCTGTGTCATACTGCTTTCCGTTCGATTCATTAAGCCACTTTTTAAATTGATTGTAGGTCATCTTAGCTGTCATTCTTTTTCACCTTCCTTCAACACTTCATCATCGTGGTATCTGCTTGCACCACGTGGTAATTCTTCATCATATTCATATTCTGCAACATCGAAAACAACTTCGTCACTATCATCAGTAAATGGCTGTGATGTGTCGAATTCTTGAGGAGTCAATTCTTTTCGTTCTGGTGTAACGCTATCATCGTCAACTGTTTTCTGATACTCAACTGGGTCAACATTTTCATCACGCGGATTTGTATAAGTCTGTACAATACCACTGTCTTTTATTCCTTTCGTTGTAGGATCTTGTATTACTCCGAATGCGACTAATACAGCAAGTAATCCATTAACGCCATTACTAAATTGTTCTAACTGACTTGTGTAATCTACCCCGATAGCTTGTGTTACATTATTAATAAAAAGAATAACTGCCGATAAGATAGCTACCCAGAATGTTTTGCTTTTGAAACGCACTTTCCAATTTATACTCTTCATTTAAAAACCTCCAAATAAAATAAAAAAGCCGACACATATGTGCCGACTTATTTAAAGAAGATGTTTGCTACCAAAGAGATAAGCGGGACTAATACAACCCCTGCAAATCCCAACCAGTAGCCGATTACTTCTCTGTTACCTTTCGCCTCTGCCTCTACAATTCCTTGCAAACTCTTGATTTCTTTTTCGTGGTCCTTCGTTTCGTATTCTAAATCAGTTACCCTAGTGCCTACCGTTGCTAATGATTCACTCATTTTTTCTAAGTGTTTTTCTGATCTAGCTTGTGATTCAAATGCTTTTTCTTGTAGCAATGTCTGTCTATCTACTTTATTCAGCAAACTATTGAAATTGTCTGTATGTTTCTTATCCACTTCATTTATGCGTTCGTGTATTTTGCCCCTTGATTTTTCCCACTCGTGTTTTAGTACATATTTATCTTCGTCCATAGATACCCAAACCACCTAAGAAACCGACAAATCCTAGCCACGCTGTCATAGCGATAAATTGTGCTGGGGTTATCCAATTGATGGCATTATATACACTCGCTGACGACATTAAGAAGTGTATGATGGCACTTCCTACGCCACCTACTAACATAAAATAGTTTGAAGTGTTATTAACAGACCGTTTACCAAAGAATAGACTAGATAGAATTAGACAAGTACCAAATAAAAGCAACAGCAAACCCCATATCCAAATAGGCATGACTTCGTTTAGCGCTCGGTAGAAATCACTTTCGTTAATAACCTTTTCTTGGCTTATGAGCCAATAGACACCTCGTATATCTACAAACACACCTAACCCAAACAAAGATAAAGTGGCTAGTTTATCGTGTATTGTGAAGTTTTCGTTCATGTGTTCACCTACTTCCATCTAAATAATTTATATATAAAAAGACACCTACATAAGTAAGCGCCTTGTGATTTATTTATAATGTAACTTTATCTTTTGTTAACCTAATGTCTTTTAAAGGTAAATTTTCGTCATAAGAAATTTTTACGAACTCTTTTTCTTTTCTATTTATAAGATGTGCGGCGATTTTTAAAACATCTTTTTCTTCGCCTTCAATGGTATGACTGTTAATTTTTATTTTCATCAGAAACCCTCCATATTCTTAATTTGTTCTTCAAAATCCAGTAATTCTTCTGCATGAATAACGACCCCTAAGTTAATTCCAATTTCAGAAACACCATAAGAGGTATTGTCAACATTATTGTCTTTATATATATAACTCTTGTTTTTCATAATATGATCTGCACGATTAATTCCCAAAAATAAAAATCTTTCTTGTCCTAAAAATGAATTACCGAATCTATCTGTATAACCATTTGGATTATACAAATAAACTGGGGACCCACTTGAACCATTGGTTATAGTCATGTCTATTAAAAATATTTTTTGATTATTAAACTTAATACCAGGATGAGTAGCTGTTATGCCTTTTCTAAATACGGGTAGATTATTATATTCGTCAATTACACCCCTAGGATAACCAACCATTAATATGTCTTCAACGAAGTTAAGATTCTTGATTTCATTTGTACGTATATCACTTTGAGTTAGATAAGCAATATCTAATTCAAAATCATCATTAAATAAATCAATCGCAGGAATTGCACACAAATCAACATTATGTTTAGAATGGTCTAACTTAATAGACTTTATACCGTCAAATTTAAAGACAACAGATTCCGGATTATCTATTTCTCTTTTTTAGAAACAGTTATTTGCATACTATTACAATTTTCTAGTACATGCTTATTAGTTATTATAAAAGGATAATCACTTTTGTCTATTTGAAAGACAAAGAAAAAACCTGTTCCTATACTTTTTTCGGTAGTTATTCTTACTACACTCTTAGTCATTTTATCAATTCTATTCATTATATTGCCCCCTATTCTTTATAGGGTATTATATCATTTACTCTGGATAATCTTCACCAGTAATTTCTTTGTATTCTTCTTTAGTCAATGCGTCTAACTCTACATAAGTTTGAATATCCTCGTTTGTGTAGCAGTTAATGTCATAAAAATATTTAATTGAATCGAATCCTGGATACATATTAATTACTCCCTTTCAATTTTGTTATTTCAAGCATAGTTTTAGCTTGTTGTAATTCCATATCTTTTAAACGTTTTTCTTTTGCGGTTAATTCTTTCATTGTTTGTGCTTGGATAATCTCATTCTGTTTCAAACGTTGTTCTTTTTTCACAAGTTCTATCGCTAAAGCAGCTTGTTCTTTTTGAGACTTCATTAACTGATTAGCTGTCTTAGTTACTTGCATTTGTGCTTGAGCCAACATTTTTTCGCTAGTGTTAGGTATATAAGGCGTTTTTTCTTCGCCGCTTTCTTCAACAGAGCGGTTATATTCCCACTCGTTATAGCTAATGCCTTGCCATTTACCATCTTTATAAGAAATTGGTTCGTATAATTCACTAGATGGCATTTCTTCGGTATATCTATCTTCATCATAAACAAAACGTTCAGCACCTGTTTCTTCATCTAAAATTGATTGAATAAGTTTAGGTGTGCCATTCGTTTTATCAAAAATCTGTTTAAACATTTACTCCCTCCTTATATAATCCAATTATCTTGGTAAATAATATAATCGGTACTTGAATAACTATCTGCTTCATTTGTATGAAACTCAATATCACCACCACTAATGATAACTTTAGTCGGTATTTTAGCATTAGTCGATACACCTGATGAATATATCTTATTAGGTACAAATTCCGGTGGTATTGTGGCTACTACGTTTTTACCGTTCGTAAGATTTTCGACACCTAAAC from Staphylococcus condimenti carries:
- a CDS encoding SH3 domain-containing protein, whose protein sequence is MTAKMTYNQFKKWLNESNGKQYDTDGYAAFQCFDYANAGWIELFGHSLKGEGAVNIPFDNNFKGEAVVYQNTPEFLAKTGDLVVFNNKYGGGYGHVDWVTSATLDYIWVQEQNWLGGGWTSGDIWHGTGWEKVTKRKHKYDFPMWFIRPNFKPENAKKESVEKSSPQSATKATAKKQPAAKKKMKKLSYIRDEVRGYRLPNRGYKPTSITLHNDAGSVGATAEAYHRGLVNAPLSRLEAGVAHSYISGNTVYQALPESRIAWHTANQNGNKNSYGIEICQSIGASDKMFLANEQAAFQEAARLLNKWGLKANRNTVRLHMEFSQTSCPHRSMKLHTGFDPVTQGVPSQGIKLKLKDYFIKQIRAYQAGKVPTATVSKNSSSASNTKSTVAGAWKRNSYGTWYMSEEAVFVNGNQPIIARTVGPFRSCPYAYDFQPHGYTPTYDEVMLQDGHVWISYDWKGKRYYLPIRTWNGQAPPNHSVGPLWGTIS
- a CDS encoding phage holin — encoded protein: MKSINWKVRFKSKTFWVAILSAVILFINNVTQAIGVDYTSQLEQFSNGVNGLLAVLVAFGVIQDPTTKGIKDSGIVQTYTNPRDENVDPVEYQKTVDDDSVTPERKELTPQEFDTSQPFTDDSDEVVFDVAEYEYDEELPRGASRYHDDEVLKEGEKE
- a CDS encoding XkdX family protein, which gives rise to MYPGFDSIKYFYDINCYTNEDIQTYVELDALTKEEYKEITGEDYPE